A genomic stretch from Marinobacter fonticola includes:
- a CDS encoding enoyl-CoA hydratase codes for MSDLIQVENRGHVAILTIANPPANTWTEQSLGQLTEIIESLNADRNIFALVITGQGEKFFSAGADLKTFAEGDEGRANRMAQAFGQAFETLSRFRGVSIAAVNGYAMGGGLECAMACDIRIAEEHAQMALPEAGVGLLPCAGGTQNLPWLVGEGWAKRMILCGERIKADKALAIGLVEEIVPSSQALDKALELAEMACKQSPSSVARSKTLVMSARDGRSHADGWRMERELFVELFSTEDQAEGVNAFLEKRKPEWKNR; via the coding sequence ATGAGTGACCTGATCCAAGTCGAAAATCGCGGCCATGTGGCGATCCTGACCATTGCCAACCCGCCCGCCAATACCTGGACCGAACAGTCCCTGGGCCAACTGACGGAAATCATCGAATCCCTCAATGCTGATCGCAACATCTTTGCGTTGGTGATCACCGGCCAGGGTGAGAAATTCTTTTCCGCCGGCGCCGATCTGAAGACCTTCGCCGAAGGCGACGAAGGCCGTGCGAATCGCATGGCCCAGGCCTTCGGTCAGGCCTTCGAAACCCTGAGCCGTTTCCGCGGCGTGTCCATTGCGGCGGTGAATGGGTACGCCATGGGCGGTGGCCTGGAGTGTGCGATGGCCTGCGATATTCGCATCGCCGAGGAACATGCGCAGATGGCGTTGCCGGAAGCCGGTGTGGGTCTATTGCCCTGCGCTGGCGGCACGCAGAACCTGCCCTGGCTGGTGGGCGAAGGCTGGGCCAAACGGATGATTCTCTGCGGCGAGCGGATTAAGGCGGATAAGGCGTTGGCAATCGGCCTGGTAGAAGAAATCGTGCCCAGCAGCCAGGCTTTGGACAAGGCGCTGGAGCTAGCGGAAATGGCTTGCAAGCAGAGCCCTTCGTCCGTCGCTCGTTCCAAAACGCTGGTGATGAGTGCCCGCGACGGCCGCTCCCATGCCGACGGCTGGCGCATGGAGCGCGAGTTGTTTGTCGAGCTGTTCTCGACCGAAGACCAGGCCGAAGGCGTCAATGCGTTTCTGGAAAAGCGCAAGCCGGAATGGAAAAATCGGTAG
- a CDS encoding acyl-CoA dehydrogenase family protein: MDFALNEDQLAYRDAAKAFAEKAMAPQASAWDIDHTFPVDVIREAGELGFCGIYTPEACGGLGLSRLDTSIVVEELAAACPSTAAYITIHNMATWMVASFGTDAVKDAIAPRMASGEYLGSYCLTEPGAGSDAANLQTKAVREGDGYRLTGSKVFISGAGATQMLVVMARTGAPDSGAKGISAFVVPADAEGIHYGKSEEKMGWHSQPTRQVSFDNVLVPLENRLGEEGEGFRIAMKGLDGGRLNIATCSLGGAQAALIRSRDYLHERSQFGQPLADFQALQFKLADMATDLVASRQMVRLAAWKLDHADPEARLHCAMAKRFATDACFEICNQALQLHGGYGYIREYPLERYVRDLRVHQILEGTNEIMRMIIARRVLEDGVAEAIR; this comes from the coding sequence ATGGATTTCGCGCTGAACGAAGACCAACTGGCTTATCGCGACGCGGCAAAGGCCTTCGCCGAGAAGGCCATGGCGCCGCAGGCGTCTGCCTGGGATATCGACCATACCTTCCCGGTTGACGTGATCCGCGAGGCCGGCGAGCTCGGCTTCTGCGGCATCTACACGCCGGAAGCCTGCGGCGGCCTGGGACTGTCCCGGCTGGATACGTCGATTGTCGTCGAGGAACTGGCGGCGGCGTGCCCGTCCACCGCGGCCTACATCACCATTCACAACATGGCCACCTGGATGGTGGCCAGTTTCGGTACGGACGCGGTCAAGGATGCCATCGCCCCGCGCATGGCCAGTGGCGAGTATCTGGGCTCCTACTGCCTGACCGAACCGGGCGCCGGGTCGGATGCCGCCAACCTCCAGACCAAGGCTGTTCGGGAAGGTGACGGCTATCGGCTGACCGGTTCCAAGGTATTCATCTCCGGCGCCGGCGCCACGCAGATGTTGGTGGTCATGGCCCGCACCGGCGCGCCGGACAGTGGTGCCAAGGGCATTTCCGCCTTTGTGGTGCCGGCGGATGCCGAGGGCATTCATTACGGCAAGTCCGAAGAGAAGATGGGCTGGCACAGCCAGCCGACCCGCCAGGTCAGTTTCGACAACGTGCTCGTGCCGCTGGAAAACCGGCTGGGCGAAGAGGGCGAAGGCTTTCGCATCGCTATGAAAGGACTGGATGGTGGCCGGCTCAATATCGCCACCTGTTCGCTGGGTGGCGCCCAGGCTGCGTTAATTCGCTCCCGGGACTACCTGCACGAGCGTAGCCAATTCGGTCAGCCTTTGGCCGATTTTCAGGCGCTCCAGTTCAAGCTGGCGGATATGGCCACCGATTTAGTCGCGTCGCGGCAGATGGTGAGGTTGGCCGCCTGGAAGCTGGATCACGCTGATCCCGAAGCCCGGCTGCACTGCGCCATGGCCAAGCGTTTCGCCACCGATGCGTGTTTCGAGATCTGCAACCAGGCGCTGCAACTGCACGGCGGCTACGGCTATATCCGCGAGTACCCGCTGGAGCGTTACGTTCGAGACCTGCGGGTGCATCAGATTCTCGAAGGCACGAACGAAATCATGCGCATGATCATCGCGCGCCGGGTGCTGGAAGACGGCGTCGCGGAAGCGATTCGTTAA
- a CDS encoding SRPBCC family protein encodes MASYTIEIQEQYDLPREHVFELFADHNRLADILGAPIKRIKDSDQADPNGVGSVRKVGIGPISLEETVIAFEPDALIEYTVTSMSPIRNHLGRLRFDELNGRTVVNYTIRFDDLIPFSGRVISLGLEQAIRRGMKKVPKLV; translated from the coding sequence ATGGCCAGCTACACCATCGAAATCCAGGAACAATACGACCTGCCCCGGGAACACGTGTTCGAGCTGTTTGCCGATCACAACCGATTGGCGGATATTCTCGGCGCGCCCATCAAGCGCATCAAGGACAGCGATCAGGCGGATCCGAACGGCGTCGGTTCCGTGCGCAAGGTGGGTATTGGCCCCATCAGCTTGGAGGAGACCGTCATCGCCTTCGAGCCGGATGCGCTGATCGAGTACACCGTGACCAGCATGAGTCCCATCCGCAATCATCTGGGCCGTTTGCGCTTTGATGAGTTAAACGGTCGGACGGTAGTCAACTACACCATTCGCTTCGACGACCTGATTCCCTTCAGTGGCCGGGTCATCAGCTTGGGCCTCGAGCAAGCCATCCGCCGGGGCATGAAGAAGGTGCCGAAGCTGGTCTGA
- a CDS encoding YaiI/YqxD family protein — protein MPIWVDADACPVPIRDILCRAANRWKVDVTFVANQSVPVPPSPYIRSRQVAQGFDVADREIVDQLSGGDLVVTQDIPLAAEAIEKGAAALSPRGQPFTPDNIRQRLAMRNFMEELRNAGQVTGGPSSFSQTDRKAFADQLDRWLQKHMR, from the coding sequence ATGCCTATCTGGGTCGATGCCGATGCCTGCCCGGTCCCCATCCGCGACATCCTGTGCCGTGCCGCCAACCGCTGGAAAGTGGACGTTACGTTTGTCGCCAACCAGAGCGTACCCGTGCCGCCATCACCGTATATTCGCAGCCGGCAGGTGGCACAGGGATTCGACGTCGCCGACCGCGAAATCGTCGACCAGCTCAGTGGTGGCGACCTGGTCGTTACCCAGGATATCCCCCTGGCCGCCGAAGCCATCGAGAAAGGCGCCGCTGCCCTGAGCCCTCGCGGCCAGCCCTTCACGCCGGATAACATCCGCCAGCGTTTGGCCATGCGCAACTTCATGGAAGAGCTGCGCAATGCCGGACAAGTTACCGGCGGACCGTCCAGTTTTTCCCAAACCGACCGCAAGGCGTTTGCCGATCAGTTGGATCGGTGGTTACAAAAGCATATGCGTTAG
- a CDS encoding enoyl-CoA hydratase/isomerase family protein, with translation MPEQPIIFEQKEATGGQRIGIARLNQPKSLNSLSLPMIRDLERQLDVWAKDDAIAAVWLEGAGEKAFCAGGDIVALYRSMTEGRSGPDEGVDFFTEEYALDYQIHTYPKPIVAWGNGFVMGGGVGLLAGASYRVVTEKSRVAMPEVTIGLYPDVGASWFLNHMPGHVGLFIGLTGVHLNAADACYLGMADRMIGNDHRDAVLDGLLASEELAADPHAAVNQVLRTFERESGSVMPQSAVRARRDAIQHMMDADDLASQVERITAYEGDDEWFQRAAQTAKAGSPTTMAILERQLRETRLDGLKAVFDKELNLSIRCLQKGEFAEGIRALLIDKDKNPRWRYPSLRAMDPDWVESFFEPA, from the coding sequence ATGCCTGAACAACCGATTATCTTTGAGCAGAAGGAGGCGACCGGCGGCCAGCGTATCGGCATCGCTCGCCTCAACCAGCCCAAGTCGCTGAATTCGCTCTCGTTGCCGATGATCCGCGACCTGGAGCGACAGCTCGATGTCTGGGCCAAAGATGACGCTATCGCTGCCGTCTGGCTGGAAGGCGCAGGCGAAAAGGCTTTCTGCGCGGGCGGCGATATCGTCGCGCTCTATCGTTCGATGACCGAGGGCCGTTCCGGGCCAGACGAGGGTGTGGATTTCTTTACCGAGGAGTATGCCCTCGACTATCAGATCCACACCTATCCTAAACCCATTGTGGCCTGGGGCAATGGGTTCGTAATGGGTGGCGGCGTGGGGCTGCTGGCCGGCGCCTCGTACCGGGTGGTCACCGAAAAATCACGGGTGGCGATGCCGGAAGTGACGATAGGCCTCTATCCCGATGTAGGCGCAAGCTGGTTCCTGAACCATATGCCGGGCCACGTCGGTCTATTTATCGGTTTGACGGGGGTACACCTCAATGCCGCTGATGCCTGCTATCTGGGTATGGCGGATCGCATGATCGGTAACGATCACCGGGACGCCGTGCTAGACGGCTTGCTGGCCTCCGAGGAGCTTGCCGCTGATCCGCATGCCGCGGTGAATCAGGTTTTGCGCACCTTCGAGCGTGAGTCGGGCAGCGTGATGCCGCAGTCGGCCGTTCGCGCGCGCCGCGATGCGATCCAGCACATGATGGACGCTGACGACTTGGCGTCCCAGGTGGAGCGTATTACTGCTTACGAGGGCGATGACGAATGGTTCCAGCGTGCGGCGCAAACCGCAAAGGCCGGGTCGCCAACTACCATGGCGATTCTTGAGCGTCAGCTCCGGGAGACCCGTCTCGATGGCTTGAAGGCCGTTTTCGATAAGGAATTAAACCTGTCGATCCGCTGCCTGCAGAAAGGCGAGTTTGCCGAAGGTATTCGCGCGCTATTGATCGACAAGGACAAGAATCCGCGCTGGCGTTATCCGTCGCTGCGGGCAATGGACCCGGATTGGGTGGAGAGCTTTTTCGAGCCGGCCTGA
- a CDS encoding AraC family transcriptional regulator yields the protein MTRTSQWPLPPDSIRYLIPSRMIALLAGHPLTRDLYPLAFGHYRQAYRHHMHRQHHDDHLLIYCTDGIAHLNVEGEGHRIHAGDLLLLPKGASHRYSADNEKPWSLHWVHFSGNLAPAFCEHMGFSEQTLVRHVGQQPRLLVDFNGLLSVRETGFRPAGLIHAANRLRQLLSAVTLCAEPLAHRQPLDLDSIHGFMNEHLDERVTLEHLAELAGLSPAHFATRYRSITGVAPIQHFLHLKVERACQLLDNSDLSFRGISDSLGYEDSYYFSRLFKKVMGISPRDYRHTRRH from the coding sequence ATGACCCGCACCTCACAGTGGCCGCTGCCCCCGGACAGCATCCGCTATCTCATCCCATCGCGAATGATCGCCCTGCTGGCAGGCCATCCCCTGACCCGGGACCTCTATCCCCTCGCCTTCGGTCACTACCGCCAGGCCTACCGGCACCATATGCATCGCCAACATCACGACGACCATCTGCTGATCTACTGCACGGACGGCATCGCCCACTTGAACGTCGAGGGCGAGGGCCACCGCATCCACGCGGGCGATTTGCTCTTGCTGCCCAAAGGCGCGAGCCATCGTTACTCAGCCGATAACGAAAAACCCTGGAGCCTGCACTGGGTGCATTTCAGCGGCAATCTGGCACCGGCCTTCTGCGAACACATGGGATTTTCCGAGCAAACCCTGGTGCGGCACGTGGGCCAACAGCCGCGGTTATTGGTGGACTTCAATGGGCTACTATCCGTTCGCGAAACCGGCTTCCGCCCGGCCGGCCTGATTCATGCCGCCAACCGCCTGCGCCAGCTCTTGTCCGCCGTCACCCTGTGCGCCGAACCGCTGGCCCACCGCCAACCGCTGGACTTGGACAGTATTCACGGTTTCATGAACGAACACCTGGACGAGCGCGTGACCCTGGAACACCTGGCCGAGTTGGCCGGCCTCTCTCCGGCCCATTTTGCCACCCGCTACCGCTCGATCACGGGTGTTGCGCCGATCCAGCATTTCCTGCATCTCAAGGTGGAACGGGCTTGTCAGTTACTGGATAACTCAGACCTGTCTTTCCGGGGCATTAGCGACAGCCTGGGCTACGAGGATAGCTACTACTTTTCGCGGCTGTTCAAAAAAGTGATGGGGATATCGCCGAGGGATTACCGGCATACACGAAGGCATTAA
- the mmsB gene encoding 3-hydroxyisobutyrate dehydrogenase has protein sequence MANITFIGLGNMGGPMALNLLKAGHTVTVFDLSEEAMTTLKDAGANTAPSIHDAAKDAECLITMLPAGEHVEAVYLGDDGLLNTLSSSTLVIDSSTIAPETARVVAEKAVKQDIAFLDAPVSGGVGGAKAGTLTFICGGEQAAFERAKPILEGMGKNIFHAGPHGAGQVAKLCNNMLLAILMNGTCEALALGAKNGLDPAVLSEIMRQSSGGNWALNVYNPWPGVMDGVPASNDYQGGFLVDLMSKDLGLAFDNAVKNKAPIPMGSLARNLYSLHGQQGNGRLDFSSIQRFYRGE, from the coding sequence ATGGCCAACATTACCTTCATCGGCCTGGGCAACATGGGCGGCCCCATGGCCCTCAATCTGCTCAAGGCCGGTCATACCGTTACCGTCTTCGATCTGTCCGAAGAGGCCATGACGACCCTGAAAGATGCCGGTGCCAACACCGCGCCAAGCATTCATGACGCCGCGAAGGACGCCGAGTGCCTCATCACCATGCTGCCCGCCGGCGAGCACGTAGAGGCGGTGTACCTGGGCGACGACGGCCTACTCAATACCCTGTCGTCATCCACTTTGGTTATCGATTCCTCGACCATCGCTCCGGAGACCGCGCGCGTCGTGGCCGAGAAAGCGGTTAAACAGGATATTGCCTTCCTCGATGCCCCGGTGTCCGGCGGGGTCGGCGGCGCTAAGGCGGGCACGCTCACCTTTATTTGCGGCGGCGAACAAGCGGCTTTCGAGCGCGCCAAGCCGATCCTCGAAGGCATGGGCAAGAATATCTTCCATGCGGGTCCCCATGGTGCCGGACAGGTGGCGAAGCTCTGCAATAACATGCTGCTGGCCATCCTGATGAACGGTACCTGCGAGGCGCTGGCCTTGGGCGCCAAGAATGGCCTGGACCCCGCCGTGCTCTCTGAAATCATGCGCCAGAGTTCCGGCGGAAACTGGGCGCTGAATGTCTACAACCCTTGGCCCGGCGTGATGGACGGGGTGCCGGCATCGAACGATTATCAGGGTGGCTTCCTGGTCGATCTGATGAGCAAAGACTTGGGATTGGCCTTCGACAATGCCGTAAAGAACAAGGCCCCCATCCCCATGGGCTCGCTGGCGCGCAATCTTTATTCGCTGCACGGACAGCAAGGGAACGGGCGTCTGGATTTCTCCAGTATCCAGCGTTTTTACCGGGGCGAGTAA
- a CDS encoding CoA-acylating methylmalonate-semialdehyde dehydrogenase gives MKKVPLFIEGEFCQSATNDWIDVTNPATNEVIAQVPCATEDEMQRAIANAGEAFKSWKETPVSERARLMMRYQALLKEHHDEIAEILSQETGKTFEDAKGDVWRGIEVVEHAANIPSLMMGETVENVARGIDTYSYTQPLGVCAGITPFNFPAMIPLWMFPMAIAAGNTFILKPSEQDPLTPTRLAELFEQAGAPKGLLQVVHGAKPQVDKLLTDPAIKAVSFVGSVPVGRYIYETGTKNMKRVQSFAGAKNHMVIMPDADKQQVISNLVGASVGAAGQRCMAISVAVFVGEAQEWVPELKEAMAKVRPGAWNDSNAGYGPVISGKAKERIEQLIGQGEQEGARLLLDGRGCTVDDLPDGNWVGPTLFAGVKPEMSVYKEEIFGPVLSCMEVDSLDEAIELVNQSPYGNGTSLFTSSGGAARRFQHEIDVGQVGINIPIPVPLPFFSFTGWKGSFYGDQHAYGKQAVKFYTETKTITSRWFSSEAVSGPNFSIQMR, from the coding sequence ATGAAAAAAGTGCCACTCTTTATCGAAGGCGAATTCTGTCAGAGCGCTACCAACGACTGGATCGACGTTACCAATCCCGCCACCAACGAAGTTATCGCCCAGGTGCCCTGCGCCACCGAAGACGAGATGCAGCGTGCCATTGCCAACGCCGGTGAAGCCTTCAAAAGCTGGAAGGAAACGCCGGTGTCCGAACGGGCTCGCCTGATGATGCGCTACCAAGCGCTACTCAAGGAACATCATGACGAGATTGCCGAAATCCTCTCCCAGGAAACCGGCAAGACGTTCGAGGACGCCAAGGGCGACGTCTGGCGTGGCATCGAAGTGGTCGAGCACGCAGCTAACATCCCGTCCCTGATGATGGGCGAGACGGTCGAGAACGTGGCCCGCGGGATTGATACCTATTCCTATACCCAGCCGCTGGGCGTCTGCGCCGGCATTACCCCGTTCAACTTCCCGGCGATGATTCCGCTGTGGATGTTCCCGATGGCGATTGCGGCGGGCAACACCTTTATTCTCAAACCGTCCGAGCAGGACCCCCTGACGCCGACCCGCCTGGCTGAGCTGTTTGAACAAGCGGGCGCACCTAAGGGTCTGCTACAGGTGGTCCATGGCGCCAAGCCGCAGGTGGACAAGCTGCTGACCGATCCGGCGATCAAGGCCGTTTCCTTTGTCGGCTCCGTTCCGGTCGGCCGCTACATTTACGAAACGGGCACGAAAAACATGAAGCGCGTCCAGAGCTTTGCCGGCGCCAAGAACCACATGGTCATCATGCCCGATGCCGACAAGCAGCAGGTGATCAGTAATTTGGTGGGCGCATCTGTGGGCGCCGCCGGTCAGCGCTGCATGGCCATTTCGGTCGCGGTCTTTGTGGGCGAGGCCCAGGAGTGGGTTCCGGAACTGAAAGAAGCTATGGCGAAGGTTCGTCCCGGTGCCTGGAACGATTCAAACGCCGGCTACGGTCCGGTGATCAGCGGCAAGGCGAAGGAACGCATCGAGCAGTTGATCGGCCAGGGCGAACAGGAGGGCGCACGCCTGTTGCTGGATGGCCGAGGCTGCACGGTGGACGACCTGCCGGATGGCAACTGGGTCGGCCCCACGCTGTTTGCGGGGGTGAAGCCGGAAATGAGCGTCTACAAGGAAGAGATTTTCGGCCCGGTACTGAGCTGCATGGAAGTCGACTCCCTGGACGAAGCTATTGAGCTGGTTAACCAGAGTCCTTACGGCAACGGCACATCCCTCTTTACCAGTTCCGGCGGCGCCGCCCGTCGCTTCCAGCATGAGATCGACGTGGGTCAGGTGGGGATCAATATTCCCATTCCGGTGCCCCTGCCGTTCTTCTCCTTCACCGGTTGGAAGGGCTCGTTCTACGGCGACCAGCACGCCTACGGCAAGCAGGCTGTGAAGTTCTATACCGAAACCAAGACCATTACCTCGCGCTGGTTCTCCAGTGAGGCGGTTTCCGGACCCAACTTCTCCATCCAGATGCGGTAA
- a CDS encoding ABC transporter ATP-binding protein produces the protein MSSNTSSFQALGRLLRYARGYRRQIIAATTCSVINKLFDIAPEILIGVAIDVVVNKEESFVAALGFTSAKEQIIVLGVLTFVIWAGESLFEYLFQVLWRNLAQRLQADLRQDAYEHAQRLDMDFFESRSSGQLVATMNDDVNQLERFLDGGANAMVQVVVTILAVGAVFFVISPTVAVLAFTPIPVIIWGAFYFQRKAGPLYADVREKVGDLSTRLANNLGGIATIKSFTSEKREAERLRQSSDAYVEANRHAIRISSAFIPLIRMAVLVGFLATFTVGGMMALNGELNVGAYGVLVFLTQRLLWPLTGMAQVIDLFERAMASTRRILDLIAEPVHVRDKATQPLAQPVQGAVTFENVRFRYANSESGVRGISLDITAGHTLALVGATGSGKSTLIKLLLRFYDVQDGRILIDGQPIQDVSLNSVRRAIGLVSQDVYLFEGSIRDNIAYGRPDATDAEIIEAAKTAEAWTFIENLPSGLDTPVGERGVRLSGGQRQRLSLARALLKDPPVLVLDEATSAVDNETEAAIQRSLRRIGHNRTVIMIAHRLSTIVHADQIAVIGDGEVRERGTHAELIDLDGSYAAQWRVQTGAMKEEDALSVG, from the coding sequence ATGTCCAGCAACACCAGCAGTTTTCAGGCCCTAGGGCGCCTGCTTCGCTACGCCCGAGGCTACCGGCGCCAAATCATTGCCGCGACGACCTGTTCGGTGATCAACAAGCTATTCGATATCGCGCCGGAAATCCTGATCGGTGTCGCCATCGACGTGGTGGTGAACAAGGAAGAGAGCTTTGTCGCCGCTCTCGGTTTTACCTCCGCAAAAGAGCAGATCATCGTGCTCGGCGTACTGACCTTTGTTATCTGGGCCGGTGAGTCGCTGTTCGAATATCTGTTTCAGGTGCTCTGGCGCAACCTGGCTCAACGGCTGCAGGCCGATCTGCGCCAGGATGCTTACGAGCATGCGCAAAGGCTCGATATGGACTTTTTCGAGTCCCGCAGTTCCGGCCAACTGGTGGCGACCATGAACGATGACGTCAACCAGCTTGAGCGCTTTCTCGATGGGGGCGCCAACGCCATGGTTCAGGTGGTGGTCACCATACTTGCGGTCGGCGCCGTGTTTTTTGTCATTTCACCCACAGTTGCCGTACTGGCGTTTACCCCGATACCGGTCATTATCTGGGGCGCCTTCTATTTCCAGCGCAAGGCGGGCCCGCTGTACGCCGACGTGCGGGAGAAAGTCGGGGATCTGTCTACCCGCCTGGCTAATAACTTGGGCGGCATTGCAACCATCAAGAGCTTTACCTCCGAGAAACGCGAAGCCGAACGCCTGCGTCAATCCAGCGATGCCTACGTCGAAGCGAACCGGCATGCCATCCGCATCAGCTCAGCCTTTATCCCACTCATCCGTATGGCGGTCCTGGTCGGCTTTCTGGCTACGTTTACGGTGGGCGGCATGATGGCACTGAACGGCGAACTCAACGTCGGCGCCTACGGTGTATTGGTCTTCCTGACCCAGCGCCTGCTCTGGCCATTGACCGGTATGGCGCAAGTCATCGACCTGTTCGAGCGCGCCATGGCCAGCACCCGCCGCATCCTCGACCTGATCGCCGAGCCGGTTCACGTACGCGACAAAGCCACCCAGCCACTGGCCCAGCCGGTGCAAGGTGCGGTGACCTTTGAAAACGTGCGGTTCCGCTACGCCAATAGCGAATCCGGTGTACGGGGCATCAGCCTGGACATCACCGCAGGCCATACGCTGGCGTTGGTCGGCGCCACCGGCTCCGGCAAGTCCACCCTTATCAAGCTGTTGCTGCGTTTTTACGACGTGCAGGACGGCCGCATCCTGATCGACGGCCAACCCATCCAGGATGTCAGCCTCAATTCCGTCCGTCGGGCCATCGGCCTGGTCAGCCAGGACGTCTACCTTTTCGAGGGTTCGATCCGCGACAACATTGCCTACGGCCGGCCGGATGCGACGGACGCGGAAATTATCGAAGCCGCAAAAACCGCAGAGGCCTGGACCTTTATCGAGAATCTGCCCAGCGGTTTGGACACGCCGGTTGGCGAGCGCGGCGTGCGCCTCTCCGGCGGACAGCGTCAGCGCCTCTCTCTGGCACGCGCCCTGCTGAAGGATCCGCCCGTTCTGGTATTGGACGAAGCCACTAGCGCCGTGGACAACGAAACCGAGGCCGCTATCCAGCGTTCCCTGCGCCGTATCGGTCACAACCGCACGGTGATTATGATTGCCCACCGTCTGTCGACTATCGTCCACGCGGATCAGATTGCAGTAATTGGGGATGGCGAAGTCCGCGAGCGCGGAACCCACGCGGAATTGATCGATCTCGACGGCAGCTACGCCGCCCAATGGCGTGTGCAGACCGGCGCGATGAAGGAGGAAGACGCACTGAGTGTTGGTTAA
- a CDS encoding class I SAM-dependent methyltransferase, with amino-acid sequence MISEQPVAPAQCSVCQDAALRLLEVVSDVPYWRCGRCEATLMAPEHWLDKDAEKQIYDLHDNNPDDAGYQRFLTKIADPILQRAPDEAHGLDFGCGPGPALARMLAAKGMEVSLYDPFYAPNPETLARRYDFITCTEVIEHLHEPQKVFQQLDELLKPGGWLGVMTCFQTDDARFAKWHYRRDPTHVVFYRETTLQWLARAMGWELEIPAKDVALFHKSA; translated from the coding sequence ATGATTTCCGAACAACCGGTTGCACCCGCACAGTGTTCCGTCTGCCAGGATGCTGCCTTGCGCCTGCTTGAGGTTGTCAGCGACGTGCCGTACTGGCGTTGCGGTCGCTGTGAAGCCACGCTCATGGCGCCAGAGCACTGGCTGGACAAAGACGCGGAAAAGCAGATCTACGACCTGCACGACAACAACCCGGACGATGCCGGTTACCAGCGCTTCCTGACGAAGATTGCGGACCCGATTCTCCAGCGGGCGCCGGATGAAGCCCATGGCCTGGATTTCGGCTGCGGCCCGGGCCCGGCTTTGGCTAGGATGCTGGCGGCCAAGGGTATGGAAGTCTCTCTTTACGATCCTTTCTATGCGCCCAATCCGGAAACCCTGGCGCGGCGCTACGATTTCATCACCTGCACCGAAGTGATCGAGCATCTGCACGAACCGCAAAAGGTATTCCAGCAGCTCGATGAACTCCTCAAGCCCGGCGGCTGGCTGGGTGTGATGACCTGTTTCCAGACCGACGATGCCCGGTTCGCCAAGTGGCATTACCGACGCGATCCGACTCACGTGGTGTTCTATCGAGAAACCACACTCCAATGGCTCGCCCGCGCAATGGGCTGGGAGCTGGAGATTCCGGCGAAAGATGTGGCGTTGTTCCACAAGTCTGCCTGA
- a CDS encoding histidine phosphatase family protein, translating into MLCRLRFVLLALALLSGVLPLQSAAASDAAAWQALRDGEAVLILRHALAPGVGDPDNFDVSDCRTQRNLNVAGRQQARDWGAFLERHGIHEAQIFSSAWCRCKDTAELMNVGEVAIMSSLNSFFGGQGDRAAQTRQTVKSVNELPSGQPIVLVSHQVNISALTDAFTRSGEGVILALPLDEDNEVLARVMPASRP; encoded by the coding sequence ATGTTATGCCGCTTGCGCTTTGTGTTGCTGGCTCTCGCCTTGCTGTCCGGTGTGCTTCCTCTCCAATCGGCCGCCGCCAGCGATGCTGCGGCATGGCAGGCTCTGCGTGATGGCGAAGCCGTGCTGATCCTGCGTCACGCCCTGGCGCCGGGAGTAGGCGACCCGGATAACTTCGACGTCAGCGATTGTCGCACCCAGCGCAACCTGAACGTTGCAGGGCGCCAGCAGGCTCGGGATTGGGGCGCATTCCTCGAGCGTCACGGCATTCATGAGGCGCAGATTTTCTCCAGCGCCTGGTGTCGCTGCAAGGACACGGCGGAGCTGATGAACGTCGGCGAGGTGGCGATCATGAGTTCGTTGAATTCCTTTTTTGGCGGACAGGGGGATCGCGCGGCTCAAACCCGGCAAACGGTGAAGAGTGTCAATGAACTGCCATCCGGTCAGCCCATTGTCCTGGTTTCGCATCAGGTGAATATTTCCGCGCTGACCGACGCGTTTACCCGCTCCGGTGAGGGCGTGATCCTCGCCCTGCCACTCGACGAGGATAACGAGGTGCTTGCGCGGGTTATGCCCGCAAGTAGGCCGTAA